In Eubalaena glacialis isolate mEubGla1 chromosome 12, mEubGla1.1.hap2.+ XY, whole genome shotgun sequence, a single window of DNA contains:
- the TPBG gene encoding trophoblast glycoprotein — MPGGCSRGPAAGDGRLRLARLALVLLGWVSSSSLPSSASSSTSSAFPVSAASAQPQLPGRCPPACECSEAARTVKCVNRNLTEVPADLPPYVRNLFLTGNQLAVLPAGAFARRPPLAELAALNLSGSHLEEVRAGAFEHLPSLRQLDLSHNPLADLSPFAFSGGNASVAAPSPLVELLLNRIVPPAAELQNRSFEGTVAAALGAGHALRGLRRLELVSNHLLYLPRDVLAQLPGLRHLDLRNNSLVSLTYVSFRNLTHLESLHLENNALKVLHNGTLAELQSLPHVRVFLDDNPWVCDCHMADMVAWLKETDVVQGKARLTCAFPEKMRNRVLLELDSSDLECDPILPPSLQTSYVFLGIVLALIGAIFLLVLYLNRKGIKKWMHNIRDACRDHMEGYHYRYEINADPRLTNLSSNSDV, encoded by the coding sequence ATGCCTGGGGGGTGCTCCCGGGGCCCCGCCGCCGGGGACGGGAGGCTGCGGCTGGCACGGCTGGCGCTGGTCCTCCTGGGCTGGGTCTCCtcgtcctccctcccctcctccgcgTCTTCCTCCACCTCCTCGGCGTTCCCGGTCTCCGCGGCGTCCGCCCAGCCCCAGCTGCCGGGCCGATGCCCCCCGGCGTGCGAGTGCTCCGAGGCGGCGCGCACCGTCAAGTGCGTGAACCGCAACCTGACCGAGGTGCCCGCGGACCTGCCCCCCTACGTGCGCAACCTCTTCCTCACCGGCAATCAGCTGGCCGTGCTCCCCGCCGGGGCCTTCGCCCGCCGGCCGCCGCTGGCCGAGCTGGCCGCGCTCAACCTCAGCGGCAGCCACCTGGAGGAGGTGCGCGCCGGCGCCTTCGAGCATCTGCCCAGCCTGCGCCAGCTCGACCTCAGCCACAACCCGCTGGCCGACCTCAGCCCCTTCGCCTTCTCGGGCGGCAACGCCAGCGTCGCGGCCCCCAGCCCCTTGGTGGAACTGCTCCTGAACCGCATCGTGCCCCCTGCGGCCGAGCTGCAGAACCGGAGCTTTGAGGGTACGGTGGCAGCGGCCCTGGGAGCAGGCCACGCGCTGCGCGGGCTCCGCCGCCTGGAGCTGGTCAGCAACCACCTCCTCTACCTGCCCCGCGACGTCCTGGCCCAGCTGCCCGGCCTCAGGCACCTGGACCTGCGCAACAACTCGCTGGTGAGCCTGACCTACGTGTCCTTCCGCAACCTGACACACCTCGAAAGCCTCCACCTGGAGAACAACGCCCTCAAGGTCCTGCACAACGGCACCCTGGCAGAGCTGCAGAGCCTGCCCCACGTCAGGGTCTTCCTGGACGACAATCCCTGGGTCTGTGATTGCCACATGGCGGACATGGTGGCCTGGCTCAAGGAGACAGACGTAGTGCAGGGCAAAGCCAGGCTCACCTGTGCATTCCCGGAAAAAATGAGGAATCGGGTCCTCTTGGAACTCGACAGCTCCGACCTGGAATGTGACCCTATCCTTCCTCCATCCCTGCAGACGTCTTACGTCTTCCTGGGTATTGTTTTAGCCCTGATAGGCGCCATTTTTCTACTGGTTTTGTATTTGAACCGCAAAGGGATAAAAAAGTGGATGCATAACATCAGAGATGCCTGCAGGGATCACATGGAAGGGTATCATTACAGATATGAAATCAATGCGGACCCCAGGTTAACAAACCTCAGTTCTAATTCGGATGTCTGA